A portion of the Paenibacillus hamazuiensis genome contains these proteins:
- a CDS encoding peptide chain release factor 3, whose protein sequence is MTNVLEQEVAKRRTFAIISHPDAGKTTLTEKLLLFGGAIRLAGTVKGRKANRHATSDWMEIEKQRGISVTSSVMQFDYEGHRVNILDTPGHQDFSEDTYRTLTAADSAVMLIDSAKGVEAQTKKLFQVCRMRGIPIFTFINKMDREGRDPFDLLEELENLLGIRSYPMNWPIGSGKQFCGVYDREKSQLELFQGGDHKEITVRKVDGYTDPLVKEIAGNFLYDQLVQNLELLDVAGDPFDMEKVRRGELTPVFFGSAINNFGVQTFLENFLQLAPAPEPRNSSQGKVEPLDNNFSGYVFKIQANMNPAHRDRIAFLRIVSGKFERGMTVKHVREGKNIKLAQPQQFLAQDRDIVEDAYPGDIIGLFDPGIFRIGDSLSQKGDIVFEELPTFSPELFCKVSVKNALKYKQYQKGLDQLTEEGMIQLFTTIGFEDTIVGVVGQLQFEVFEYRMKNEYGVDIQLHRTNFQFARWIVADNVDPAKFRINSQLVKDKKGNFVALFENEYAMRTAMEKMPEAKFLEVAP, encoded by the coding sequence ATGACAAATGTTTTGGAGCAAGAAGTAGCGAAGCGGCGCACGTTCGCCATCATCTCCCACCCGGACGCGGGCAAAACGACGCTGACCGAGAAGTTGCTGCTGTTCGGAGGCGCGATCCGTTTGGCCGGTACGGTCAAGGGACGCAAGGCGAATCGGCACGCGACGAGCGACTGGATGGAGATCGAGAAGCAGAGAGGGATTTCCGTCACCTCGTCGGTTATGCAGTTCGATTATGAGGGGCACCGGGTCAACATTCTCGACACACCGGGTCACCAGGACTTCAGTGAAGATACGTACCGGACGCTCACCGCAGCGGACAGCGCCGTCATGCTGATCGACTCCGCCAAGGGCGTCGAGGCGCAGACGAAGAAGCTGTTCCAGGTTTGCCGCATGCGGGGGATTCCGATTTTTACATTTATCAATAAAATGGACCGCGAAGGCCGCGACCCGTTCGATTTATTGGAGGAGCTTGAAAACCTGCTCGGCATCCGTTCCTACCCGATGAACTGGCCGATCGGCTCGGGCAAGCAGTTTTGCGGCGTGTACGACCGGGAGAAGTCGCAGCTTGAGCTGTTCCAAGGCGGCGACCATAAGGAGATCACGGTGCGTAAGGTGGACGGGTACACCGATCCGCTCGTCAAGGAAATCGCCGGTAACTTTTTGTACGATCAGCTGGTGCAAAATCTCGAGCTGCTCGACGTCGCCGGCGACCCGTTCGATATGGAAAAGGTGCGCCGCGGCGAGCTGACGCCGGTCTTTTTCGGCAGCGCGATCAATAACTTCGGGGTGCAGACGTTTCTCGAAAACTTCCTGCAGCTCGCTCCGGCCCCGGAGCCGCGTAACAGCAGCCAGGGCAAGGTAGAGCCGCTCGACAACAATTTCTCCGGCTACGTGTTCAAAATCCAGGCGAACATGAATCCGGCGCACCGCGACCGGATCGCGTTTCTGCGCATCGTGTCGGGCAAGTTCGAACGCGGCATGACGGTGAAGCATGTGCGCGAAGGCAAAAACATCAAGCTCGCGCAGCCGCAGCAGTTTCTCGCCCAGGACCGGGACATCGTCGAGGACGCGTACCCGGGCGATATTATCGGTCTGTTCGATCCGGGTATTTTCCGGATCGGCGATTCGCTCAGCCAAAAAGGCGACATCGTGTTCGAGGAGCTGCCGACGTTCTCGCCGGAGCTGTTTTGCAAGGTGAGCGTGAAAAACGCGCTGAAATACAAGCAGTATCAGAAAGGGCTCGATCAGTTGACGGAGGAAGGCATGATCCAGCTGTTCACGACGATCGGCTTCGAAGACACGATTGTCGGTGTTGTCGGCCAGCTCCAGTTCGAGGTGTTCGAGTACCGGATGAAAAACGAATACGGCGTCGACATCCAGCTGCACCGCACGAACTTCCAGTTTGCGCGGTGGATCGTCGCGGACAACGTGGATCCCGCGAAGTTCCGCATCAATTCGCAGCTGGTGAAAGACAAGAAAGGCAACTTCGTCGCCTTGTTCGAGAACGAATACGCGATGCGGACGGCGATGGAAAAAATGCCGGAAGCGAAGTTTCTCGAAGTCGCGCCGTAA
- a CDS encoding metal-dependent hydrolase has protein sequence MDTVTHTLFGLTLYGALNKSGASPAMKKSLLFTALAGSQIPDIDFVTRFTETGHIMHQMWHRGITHSVFMIPVWALLIWYICRWIWKIRERRVMWLGVLAVFIHDLSDMLNAWGTGFFEPASSFRVSIGAIPIVDVVYMLAMLLGWFLAWYVKKIPSHYMLRAAWGIMALYSLLQVSQVVTIHNAVADRYERIAVSAGFVPGQFQVFGKNPGLVDIMDATAWRTPVLRETLASDDNANLRPLFDRNPRAWTLYVWAPFVVVVNNDKELGIYDPRFYRNGQSFLHESIVK, from the coding sequence ATGGATACCGTCACCCATACTTTATTCGGCCTTACTTTATACGGAGCTCTGAACAAATCCGGGGCCTCCCCCGCCATGAAAAAAAGCCTGCTGTTCACCGCGCTGGCCGGCAGCCAAATTCCCGACATCGACTTCGTCACCCGCTTCACCGAAACGGGCCATATCATGCATCAAATGTGGCACCGCGGCATAACGCATTCGGTCTTTATGATCCCGGTATGGGCGCTGCTGATCTGGTACATCTGCCGCTGGATCTGGAAAATCCGCGAAAGGCGCGTCATGTGGCTCGGCGTGCTCGCCGTGTTCATCCACGACTTGAGCGATATGCTGAACGCCTGGGGGACGGGCTTTTTCGAGCCGGCGTCCTCGTTTCGCGTCAGCATCGGAGCCATTCCGATCGTGGACGTCGTGTACATGCTGGCGATGCTGCTCGGCTGGTTTTTGGCCTGGTATGTGAAAAAAATTCCTTCCCACTATATGCTGCGCGCCGCCTGGGGGATCATGGCGCTGTATTCGCTGCTTCAGGTGAGCCAGGTTGTAACGATACATAACGCGGTAGCGGACCGCTACGAACGCATCGCCGTATCGGCCGGCTTCGTTCCCGGGCAGTTCCAGGTGTTCGGCAAAAATCCCGGCCTCGTCGATATTATGGATGCCACCGCATGGCGGACGCCGGTGCTGCGGGAGACGCTGGCCTCCGACGACAATGCGAACCTGCGGCCGCTGTTCGACCGCAATCCGCGCGCATGGACGCTGTACGTCTGGGCGCCGTTCGTTGTCGTCGTGAACAACGACAAGGAGCTCGGCATTTACGACCCACGCTTTTACCGAAACGGCCAATCGTTTCTGCACGAGTCGATCGTGAAATAA
- a CDS encoding metallophosphoesterase family protein, with protein sequence MSRRAFVRLLMMLLGAVAAGLSGCMKLFTKEEEAALPVTQKPEEPQPPKAEEKPPAQPGAGAEPLASFFIFSDLHVSNADPNTIKNLRKALEDVKQAELKMDALVISGDITEYGTENDYKEYRNVMKDFKLPPVYANMGNHDYYHVWIDKNGAFSTETFPNGRTDAQARERFMKEFGIGKPYSEAKVGGYQVIMMSQECYQQEKKEVGEGAWYSDEQLEWLKATLEKNKDGKPIFVMIHQPLPPAGQDGGTHRLIPAKKFREILKPYPNVFVFCGHGHQDFLNGASHYEKESFHYFINSSVGRVYNRNYQKNDPAKSQALYVQVYGDKVVLRGREFSTKSWLKEADWTIPLQKV encoded by the coding sequence ATGTCCAGACGAGCGTTTGTCCGCTTGCTAATGATGCTGCTCGGCGCCGTAGCCGCCGGGCTCAGCGGCTGCATGAAGCTGTTCACGAAAGAAGAAGAAGCGGCACTGCCGGTAACGCAAAAGCCGGAGGAGCCGCAGCCGCCGAAAGCGGAGGAGAAGCCGCCCGCACAGCCTGGGGCCGGTGCCGAGCCGCTCGCGTCCTTTTTCATATTCAGCGACCTGCACGTTTCCAATGCCGATCCGAATACGATCAAAAATTTGCGGAAAGCGCTGGAGGATGTAAAGCAGGCCGAGCTGAAGATGGACGCACTGGTCATTTCCGGCGATATTACGGAATACGGCACGGAGAACGATTACAAGGAATACCGCAACGTGATGAAAGATTTCAAGCTTCCGCCGGTATACGCCAATATGGGCAACCACGATTATTACCATGTTTGGATCGACAAAAACGGCGCGTTCAGCACGGAGACGTTCCCGAACGGCAGGACGGACGCGCAGGCGCGGGAGCGGTTTATGAAGGAGTTCGGCATCGGCAAGCCGTATTCCGAAGCGAAAGTAGGCGGCTATCAGGTGATCATGATGTCGCAGGAATGCTACCAGCAGGAGAAAAAGGAAGTCGGCGAAGGGGCCTGGTACTCCGACGAGCAGTTGGAATGGCTGAAGGCGACGCTGGAAAAAAACAAGGACGGCAAGCCGATTTTCGTCATGATCCACCAGCCGCTGCCCCCTGCGGGGCAGGACGGCGGCACGCACCGCTTGATTCCCGCAAAGAAGTTCCGCGAGATTTTGAAGCCGTACCCGAACGTGTTTGTTTTCTGCGGGCATGGTCATCAGGATTTTTTGAACGGGGCGTCGCATTATGAGAAGGAATCGTTCCATTATTTCATCAATTCGTCCGTCGGCCGCGTGTATAACCGAAACTATCAGAAAAACGACCCGGCCAAGTCGCAAGCTCTTTACGTGCAGGTATACGGCGACAAGGTCGTGCTTCGCGGCCGCGAGTTCAGCACGAAGTCGTGGCTGAAGGAAGCCGATTGGACGATTCCGCTGCAAAAGGTGTGA
- a CDS encoding metallophosphoesterase family protein produces MEDMKQFESKIEAIIITGDITEYGRDSDYREFQKILQGYKLPPIYANMGNHDYYHVWIDKNGAFNRDTFPNGKTDAQSREKFMKFFGMEKPYQDIKLGGYQFLLLSQETYQQEKPEVGEGAWYSDEQMSWLKQKLSENKDGKPVFVMIHQPLPPAGKDGGSHQLMRAKLFRDTVKKYPNVFVFCGHRHQDFQNGAPHYEKETFHLFHNSSVGRVLNRSFQNEAKEKSQALYVQVYADKVVVRGREFAKRAWVAEANWSIPLKPAAKS; encoded by the coding sequence ATGGAGGACATGAAGCAGTTCGAATCGAAGATAGAGGCCATCATTATCACCGGGGATATTACCGAATACGGGCGGGACAGCGATTACAGGGAGTTTCAAAAAATATTGCAGGGCTACAAGCTGCCGCCGATTTACGCGAATATGGGCAATCATGATTATTATCACGTATGGATCGATAAAAACGGCGCTTTTAACCGGGATACGTTTCCGAACGGCAAGACGGATGCGCAGTCGCGGGAGAAGTTCATGAAGTTTTTCGGCATGGAAAAACCATATCAAGACATAAAGCTGGGCGGCTACCAGTTCCTTCTCTTGTCGCAGGAAACGTACCAGCAGGAGAAGCCCGAGGTCGGCGAGGGCGCCTGGTATTCCGATGAGCAAATGAGCTGGCTGAAGCAAAAATTAAGCGAAAACAAGGACGGCAAGCCGGTGTTCGTGATGATCCATCAGCCGCTGCCGCCGGCGGGAAAAGATGGCGGATCGCATCAACTTATGCGCGCCAAGCTGTTTCGCGATACGGTGAAGAAGTATCCTAACGTGTTTGTGTTCTGCGGCCACCGGCATCAGGATTTTCAAAACGGGGCGCCGCATTACGAGAAGGAAACGTTTCATCTGTTCCATAATTCGTCCGTCGGCCGCGTGCTGAACCGCAGCTTCCAAAACGAGGCGAAGGAAAAGTCGCAGGCGCTGTACGTTCAGGTATATGCCGACAAGGTGGTCGTCCGCGGCCGTGAATTCGCGAAGCGCGCTTGGGTGGCGGAAGCGAACTGGTCGATTCCGCTCAAACCGGCTGCCAAGAGTTAA
- a CDS encoding helix-turn-helix domain-containing protein — MELVEKIKEVMKSKGLTQYKLAKNSKIPHSTMSTLLNGGIKSPTIELIAKIADTLEVPVSVLLGEDELGELLTREKEELELNQKIYVLLNLVSNNGKVFPAEAHQEIFNIFGGSLFAKVPEVNLFDEWYRKYLEEGDSLYTSNEAEEKFNKFYNPATIMHRLREWKDVDFRIKERYLSKLKQLKVSLTTPSWISENDKVFQIEDLTSYQISYKGKELTSDQKQKLLKLTQALLD; from the coding sequence ATGGAACTGGTCGAAAAAATAAAAGAGGTAATGAAGTCAAAAGGACTCACGCAATATAAATTAGCAAAGAATTCAAAAATACCTCACTCGACTATGAGCACTCTATTGAACGGGGGCATAAAGAGTCCTACAATTGAATTGATTGCGAAAATAGCCGATACACTTGAGGTTCCTGTTTCTGTTTTGCTTGGAGAGGATGAACTGGGGGAATTATTAACCAGAGAGAAAGAGGAACTTGAATTAAATCAAAAGATATATGTGCTGTTAAATCTCGTTTCCAATAACGGAAAGGTATTTCCTGCCGAAGCACATCAGGAAATTTTTAACATATTCGGGGGATCGTTATTCGCAAAGGTTCCAGAAGTTAATTTGTTTGATGAGTGGTATAGGAAATATCTTGAAGAAGGGGATTCTCTCTATACTTCCAATGAGGCAGAAGAAAAGTTTAATAAATTTTATAACCCTGCTACTATAATGCACAGACTGCGCGAATGGAAAGATGTAGATTTTCGAATAAAGGAACGTTATCTATCGAAGTTGAAACAATTAAAGGTGAGCCTGACTACGCCTTCTTGGATTTCAGAAAATGACAAAGTGTTCCAAATCGAGGATTTAACAAGTTACCAGATTTCATACAAGGGAAAAGAACTCACCAGCGATCAAAAGCAGAAGCTATTGAAATTGACCCAAGCTCTATTAGATTAG
- a CDS encoding helix-turn-helix domain-containing protein — protein MTKIGSRIAKLRENQGLTRYRLAIKSGISFSYMTALEEDKHYPSLKTIDKLAQGLGITVSQLFEEEANLKN, from the coding sequence ATGACGAAAATCGGCTCCCGAATTGCAAAATTGAGGGAAAACCAAGGATTGACTAGGTATCGGCTGGCTATCAAGTCTGGCATTTCGTTTTCTTATATGACAGCACTTGAAGAAGACAAGCATTATCCTTCTCTGAAAACCATCGACAAACTAGCTCAAGGGCTTGGAATTACTGTGTCGCAACTTTTTGAAGAAGAAGCTAACCTCAAAAACTAG